From a region of the Cucumis sativus cultivar 9930 chromosome 6, Cucumber_9930_V3, whole genome shotgun sequence genome:
- the LOC101209537 gene encoding signal recognition particle 54 kDa protein, chloroplastic has translation MEGLQISTVASRHLTSNSQSHCASRGLCHGSNCARKTSSISSSWLGSSNLKSLSSRNLFTREIWGWLHAKTVNTRRDMRGVVRAEMFGQLTSGLEAAWNKLKGEEVLSKENIVEPMRDIRRALLEADVSLPVVRRFVQAVSDQAVGVGVIRGVRPDQQLVKIVHDELVKLMGGEVSELVFSKSGPTVILLAGLQGVGKTTVCAKLANYLKKQGKSCMLVAGDVYRPAAIDQLVILGEQVGVPVYTAGTEVKPSDIAKQGLQEARKNKVDVVIVDTAGRLQIDRAMMDELKEVKRVINPTEVLLVVDAMTGQEAAALVTTFNIEIGITGAILTKLDGDSRGGAALSVKEVSGKPIKLVGRGERMDDLEPFYPDRMAGRILGMGDVLSFVEKAQEVMRQEDAEELQKKILSAKFDFNDFLKQTRAVARMGSMTRVIGMIPGMGKVTPAQVREAEKSLKIMESMIEAMTPEEREKPELLAESPARRKRVAQDSGKTEQQVSQLVAQLFQMRVRMKNLMGVMEGGSIPALNNLEEALKAEQKAPPGTARRKRRSESRKQFANSETRSSPRGFGSGN, from the exons ATGGAGGGATTGCAAATTTCGACTGTTGCTTCTCGTCATTTGACTTCCAATTCTCAATCTCATTGTGCAAGTAGAGGCTTGTGCCATGGTTCCAACTGCGCGCGAAAAACCTCGAGTATTTCATCTTCTTGGCTTGGTTCGAGCAATTTGAAGTCGCTCTCTTCGAGGAATTTGTTTACT AGGGAAATTTGGGGTTGGCTTCATGCCAAGACTGTCAACACTAGGAGAGACATGCGTGGGGTTGTACGGGCTGAAATGTTTGGCCAGTTGACAAGTGGCCTGGAGGCTGCTTGGAACAAGCTCAAAGGAGAAG AGGTTTTGTCAAAGGAAAATATTGTGGAGCCAATGCGAGATATTAGGAGAGCTCTTCTGGAGGCTGAT GTAAGCCTTCCTGTTGTACGAAGGTTTGTGCAAGCTGTTAGTGACCAAGCTGTTGGTGTTGGTGTGATTCGAGGAGTGAGACCTGATCAACAATTGGTTAAG ATTGTACATGATGAGCTTGTGAAATTGATGGGGGGAGAAGTCTCCGAACTTGTTTTCTCCAAGTCTGGTCCCACTGTCATACTGTTGGCTGGTCTGCAAGGAGTTGGAAAGACAACCGTTTGTGCAAAATTGGCCAATTATCTTAAGAAACAA GGGAAAAGTTGCATGCTGGTGGCCGGAGATGTGTACAGGCCTGCTGCTATTGACCAATTAGTTATCTTGGGTGAACAG GTGGGGGTGCCTGTTTATACGGCAGGCACTGAGGTTAAGCCTTCAGACATTGCAAAACAAGGTCTACAAGAGGCTCGAAAAAATAAAGTGGATGTAGTAATTGTGGATACTGCTGGACGGCTTCAG ATAGACAGGGCTATGATGGATGaattaaaagaagtaaaaCGAGTAATCAATCCAACTGAAGTACTCCTTGTTGTGGATGCCATGACTGGTCAAGAAGCTGCAG CTTTGGTCACAACATTCAACATAGAGATTGGGATCACAGGGGCTATTCTGACAAAGCTAGATGGAGATTCAAGAGGGGGAGCAGCTTTGAGTGTTAAAGAG GTATCAGGAAAGCCAATCAAGCTTGTTGGTCGTGGAGAGCGCATGGACGACCTTGAACCATTTTATCCTGACCGTATGGCAGGAAGAATCTTAGGAATGGGAGATGTCCTCTCTTTCGTGGAGAAGGCACAAGAAGTG ATGCGCCAAGAGGATGCAGAAGAACTGCAAAAGAAGATATTAAGTGCAAAATTTGACTTCAATGATTTCCTGAAGCAAACTCGTGCAGTTGCACGGATGGGATCTATGACTCGTGTCATTGGAATGATCCCTGGTATGGGAAAG GTCACTCCAGCCCAGGTTCGCGAAGCAgagaagagtttgaaaataatgGAATCAATGATTGAAGCAATGACGCCgg AGGAAAGAGAGAAGCCAGAATTGTTGGCAGAATCACCTGCAAGGAGGAAAAGAGTTGCTCAAGATTCGGGGAAAACAGAGCAGCAG GTGAGCCAACTCGTAGCTCAACTCTTCCAAATGCGTGTTCGTATGAAGAATCTGATGGGTGTGATGGAAGGTGGATCCATTCCTGCATTGAACAATCTCGAAGAAGCTCTTAAAGCCGAACAAAAg GCCCCTCCTGGTACTGCACGAAGAAAGCGAAGATCCGAATCAAGGAAGCAATTTGCAAATTCAGAAACAAGGTCAAGTCCTCGTGGTTTTGGGAGTGGAAACTAA
- the LOC116404457 gene encoding auxin-induced protein 6B, giving the protein MLAKKMVSFKKLAKKVKAVRVGTETEHSHNECLLTDRFELPADHDSNSPSSPTSTPTGSFAIYVGEERQRFVVPTSFLSHPLFRMVLDKAYREFGFEQRNALVVPCSVSAFQEIVSAVECCNGRFDFGEIVEEFL; this is encoded by the coding sequence ATGCTCGCCAAGAAAATGGTTTCCTTCAAGAAACTCGCCAAGAAAGTGAAGGCCGTCCGGGTCGGAACCGAGACCGAACATTCCCACAACGAATGTTTGCTCACTGATCGCTTTGAATTACCCGCAGATCATGACTCTAATTCTCCCTCATCTCCCACCTCAACGCCGACCGGCTCCTTCGCCATTTACGTCGGCGAAGAACGCCAGCGCTTCGTCGTTCCGACAAGTTTCCTCTCGCATCCGCTCTTCAGGATGGTGCTCGACAAAGCGTACAGAGAGTTCGGATTCGAACAGAGGAATGCGCTTGTGGTTCCTTGTAGTGTCTCTGCTTTTCAAGAAATTGTTAGCGCTGTTGAATGCTGCAATGGCAGATTCGATTTCGGCGAGATTGTTGAGGAGTTTCTATAG
- the LOC101213762 gene encoding uncharacterized protein LOC101213762 — translation MPQGDLQAFFTGAAVAGHDDGERLPLKDDKQDLDRGEVPPDFPPESFWLSKDAEFDWFDRNAFLERKESTKASSNSTNLNPNLHPQPNSNSQRFSLNLKSKASIIGLPKSQNTAYVEAKNRRNCKSGNIRLFPKRSGSVGKSVSSMIEPSSPKVSCMGKVRSKKDRNRQKNNNNHHHSSETELTATAKEKSVEKQKKGFFASFRARIFRSGGRRQPVVEPTASSSLANSPPEHKIRAPPPPPQPQPPSKIDETEPPALGGMHRFASGRRSSSWSVSEAGIEVA, via the coding sequence ATGCCGCAGGGAGATTTACAGGCCTTCTTCACTGGTGCTGCTGTTGCCGGCCACGACGACGGAGAGCGGCTGCCATTAAAGGACGACAAACAGGACCTAGATCGGGGGGAAGTTCCTCCTGACTTTCCGCCGGAATCTTTCTGGCTCTCTAAGGATGCAGAGTTCGACTGGTTCGATCGGAATGCCTTCCTCGAGAGGAAAGAATCTACTAAGGCTAGTTCTAATTCCACGAATTTGAATCCTAATTTGCATCCGCAACCTAATTCGAATTCGCAGAGATTTTCGTTGAATTTGAAGTCCAAGGCGTCGATTATCGGATTGCCCAAGTCTCAGAACACTGCTTATGTGGAAGCGAAGAATCGGCGTAATTGTAAGTCTGGAAACATTCGGTTGTTTCCGAAACGGTCAGGATCCGTTGGAAAATCGGTTTCGTCTATGATCGAGCCTTCTTCCCCCAAGGTATCGTGTATGGGGAAAGTAAGATCGAAGAAGGACCGAAATCGTcagaagaataataataatcaccATCACTCATCAGAAACAGAACTAACAGCAACCGCAAAGGAGAAATCAGTCGAAAAACAGAAGAAAGGATTCTTCGCGAGTTTTCGCGCTAGAATTTTCCGGAGCGGTGGAAGAAGGCAACCGGTCGTCGAACCAACTGCCTCGTCTTCACTCGCAAACTCTCCTCCGGAACATAAGATCAGagcgccgccgccgccgccgcagCCGCAGCCGCCAAGCAAGATCGACGAAACAGAACCACCTGCCTTGGGCGGTATGCATCGATTTGCATCGGGAAGAAGGTCCAGTTCATGGAGCGTAAGCGAGGCCGGTATAGAGGTAGCATAG
- the LOC101209780 gene encoding putative pentatricopeptide repeat-containing protein At3g11460, mitochondrial: MKNHCKSKSMNALSTPWNTQLRELAKRCQFLQALSLYPQMLRHGDRPNAFTFPFALKSCAALSLPILGSQFHGQITKVGCVFEPFVQTGLISMYCKGSLVDNARKVFEENFHSRKLTVCYNALVSGYVSNSKCSEAVLLFRQMNEEGVPVNSVTLLGLIPACVSPINLELGSSLHCSTLKYGFDSDVSVVNCFITMYMKCGSVNYAQKLFDEMPVKGLISWNAMVSGYAQNGLATNVLELYRNMDMNGVHPDPVTLVGVLSSCANLGAQSVGHEVEFKIQASGFTSNPFLNNALINMYARCGNLTKAQAVFDGMPERTLVSWTAIIGGYGMHGHGEIAVQLFKEMIRSGIEPDGTAFVCVLSACSHAGLTDQGLEYFKMMKRNYQLEPGPEHYSCMVDLLGRAGRLKEAQTLIESMPIKPDGAVWGALLGACKIHKNVELAELAFERVIELEPENIGYYVLLSNIYSNANNSKGVLRIRIMMKEKKLKKDPGCSYVELKGRVHPFIVGDRNHLQSDEIYRVLEELEAIIMQEFGKPEKDNREESNKDGFTRVGVHSEKLAVAFGLLNTTTGAEVVIIKNLRICEDCHLFFKMVSKIVHRQLTVRDATRFHHFRNGSCSCKDYW; this comes from the coding sequence atgaaaaatcattGCAAATCAAAATCTATGAACGCTCTCTCAACGCCATGGAACACTCAGCTCAGAGAATTAGCAAAACGATGCCAATTTCTTCAAGCTCTAAGTCTCTATCCCCAAATGCTTCGCCATGGTGATCGCCCCAATGCTTTCACTTTCCCGTTTGCTCTCAAATCCTGCGCGGCCCTCTCACTCCCCATACTCGGCAGTCAATTCCATGGTCAAATTACCAAAGTTGGGTGTGTTTTTGAACCTTTTGTGCAAACTGGTTTGATTTCTATGTATTGTAAAGGATCTTTGGTCGACAATGCCCGTAAAGTGTTCGAGGAAAATTTCCACTCCAGAAAGCTTACTGTTTGCTACAATGCTTTGGTTTCCGGCTATGTTTCGAATTCAAAATGTTCTGAAGCGGTTCTTTTGTTTCGCCAAATGAATGAGGAGGGTGTCCCTGTTAATTCAGTTACTTTGCTGGGTTTGATTCCAGCTTGTGTATCTCCGATTAATTTGGAGCTTGGATCGTCTCTACATTGCTCCACATTGAAATATGGATTCGATTCAGATGTCTCTGTTGTTAATTGCTTCATTACTATGTACATGAAATGTGGCTCGGTTAATTACGCACAGAAgctgtttgatgaaatgcctgTGAAGGGTTTGATTTCTTGGAACGCTATGGTTTCTGGGTACGCACAAAATGGGTTGGCAACTAATGTTTTGGAGCTCTACCGTAACATGGATATGAATGGGGTTCACCCAGATCCTGTAACTCTTGTTGGGGTTTTATCATCTTGCGCGAACCTTGGAGCTCAGAGCGTTGGCCATGAGGTGGAATTTAAGATCCAAGCTAGTGGGTTTACCAGTAATCCATTTCTGAATAATGCTTTGATCAATATGTACGCAAGGTGTGGCAATTTGACAAAAGCACAAGCCGTGTTTGACGGAATGCCTGAGAGAACATTAGTTTCCTGGACAGCAATTATAGGTGGCTATGGAATGCATGGACATGGAGAAATTGCAGTGCAGCTTTTCAAAGAGATGATAAGGAGTGGCATTGAACCTGATGGAACTGCATTTGTGTGTGTCTTGTCTGCCTGTAGCCATGCAGGACTCACTGATCAGGGCTTGGAATACTTCAAAATGATGAAGAGAAACTATCAATTGGAACCGGGTCCCGAACATTATTCATGTATGGTGGATCTTCTGGGGCGAGCAGGGCGGCTTAAAGAAGCTCAAACTCTAATTGAATCCATGCCAATAAAGCCTGATGGTGCCGTCTGGGGAGCTCTTCTAGGTGCTTGTAAGATCCACAAGAATGTTGAGTTAGCAGAGTTGGCTTTTGAACGTGTGATCGAACTTGAACCAGAAAATATAGGATACTATGTTTTATTATCAAACATTTACTCTAACGCCAATAATTCAAAAGGGGTTTTGAGGATTCGGATTATGATGAAGGAGAAGAAGCTGAAGAAGGATCCTGGATGTAGCTATGTTGAATTGAAAGGCAGAGTTCATCCATTTATAGTCGGGGATAGAAACCATCTTCAGTCTGATGAGATATATAGGGTTTTGGAAGAGTTGGAAGCGATAATAATGCAGGAATTTGGAAAGCCTGAGAAAGATAATAGAGAAGAAAGCAACAAAGATGGTTTTACTCGTGTTGGAGTTCATAGTGAAAAATTGGCTGTTGCTTTTGGCCTCCTGAATACTACGACTGGGGCTGAAGTTGTTATAATAAAGAATCTTAGGATATGTGAAGATTGTCACTTGTTTTTCAAGATGGTTAGTAAAATTGTCCATCGTCAATTAACTGTTAGAGATGCTACTCGGTTCCATCATTTTAGAAATGGGAGCTGTTCTTGTAAAGATTATTGGTAG
- the LOC101214972 gene encoding probable small nuclear ribonucleoprotein G: MSRSGQPPDLKKYMDKKLQIKLNANRLVIGTLRGFDQFMNLVVDNTVEVNGNEKTDIGMVVIRGNSVVTVEALEPVNRMQ, translated from the exons ATGAGTAGGTCAGGACAGCCTCCGGATCTCAAAAA ATATATGGACAAAAAGCTTCAGA TAAAACTCAACGCTAATCGCTTGGTAATTGGAACTCTTCGAGGCTTTGACCAGTTTATGAATCTAGTGGTTGACAACACCGTGGAAGTGAATGGCAACGAGAAAACTGATATTGGCATGGTG GTGATTAGAGGAAATAGTGTGGTCACTGTTGAAGCACTTGAACCTGTAAACAGGATGCAGTGA